Proteins found in one Arthrobacter pascens genomic segment:
- a CDS encoding polysaccharide biosynthesis protein, whose amino-acid sequence MICTQLAVLGAGSAVILSVGRGEPPARVLDAAFAIVGVAGTVLALGYLVLHSAVAPDTASASVLFWLTFLVAAVTGTLVIVLDQALVALGRGSSASLRYALGGGVALGAAALVAWQAHGASADVLMACWTLGTTVACVVGAVQLRRLVGYRPRPSLRSSRGRPVLAVGIPYQLLTLTERAPGLVLPLLLAHMVAPEAAAYWYPAWMMAWAAYSAPMLMGIVQFSEGVRDPGRLVSTTWASLRWSLAVGGLAAAVLVLLAHPLLSLLGERYADTSAGALRWLAAGLVPYAVLQAYNAVCRARGAYVEAIVVGATLGVALCASALWAADRGPSDMALAWLVVLSIGAAAVGLRLVVVLRRVKQDAR is encoded by the coding sequence ATGATCTGCACGCAGCTCGCGGTGCTGGGCGCCGGGTCGGCCGTGATCCTCTCGGTGGGGCGGGGGGAGCCGCCCGCGCGGGTGCTGGACGCGGCGTTCGCCATCGTGGGGGTCGCCGGCACCGTGCTGGCCCTGGGCTACCTCGTACTGCACTCGGCCGTGGCGCCGGACACGGCCTCGGCATCGGTTCTCTTCTGGCTCACGTTCCTCGTTGCTGCCGTCACCGGCACTCTGGTCATCGTGCTGGACCAGGCGCTCGTGGCGTTGGGACGCGGTTCCAGCGCGAGCTTGAGGTACGCGTTGGGCGGCGGCGTCGCACTCGGGGCTGCCGCGCTCGTGGCCTGGCAGGCGCACGGCGCCTCCGCCGACGTGCTGATGGCCTGCTGGACCCTCGGGACGACTGTGGCGTGCGTTGTCGGTGCGGTCCAGCTGCGCAGACTGGTCGGCTACCGGCCGCGGCCGTCCTTGCGCTCGTCGCGCGGCCGTCCAGTGCTGGCGGTGGGCATCCCGTACCAGCTCCTCACCCTCACCGAGCGCGCCCCGGGGCTGGTGCTGCCGCTCCTGCTCGCGCACATGGTGGCGCCGGAGGCAGCTGCCTACTGGTATCCCGCCTGGATGATGGCCTGGGCCGCCTACTCCGCTCCGATGCTGATGGGCATCGTCCAATTCTCCGAGGGTGTCCGCGACCCGGGCCGCCTGGTGTCGACCACGTGGGCGAGTCTTCGTTGGTCGCTCGCCGTAGGAGGTCTGGCTGCCGCCGTCCTCGTCCTCCTCGCTCATCCGCTGCTCAGTCTGCTGGGGGAGCGGTACGCCGACACGTCCGCCGGTGCTCTGCGGTGGTTGGCGGCCGGACTGGTGCCGTACGCGGTGCTGCAGGCCTACAACGCCGTGTGCCGCGCCCGCGGTGCCTACGTGGAGGCGATCGTGGTCGGCGCGACGCTGGGAGTCGCCCTCTGCGCCTCAGCGCTGTGGGCCGCCGACAGGGGCCCCAGCGACATGGCCCTTGCGTGGCTGGTGGTGCTCTCCATCGGGGCCGCGGCGGTCGGACTCCGGCTGGTCGTCGTCCTCCGGCGCGTCAAGCAGGACGCGCGATGA
- a CDS encoding family 16 glycosylhydrolase: MRKHVVALGVAAIFLAGCSAPSPQPAETTPAPAATSASATPAPATPTPATSTTGSAATDLNWGTPTAGDEFDYTGAPDAAKWSVYNSAGHAGNGIRSPQQVTVDGSKMVITGTPDGTTAGMSAKFANQKYGRWEVRAAGSGDNEYHMVSLLWPDSRNWPCDGEVDYAETTGDWNAITFFHHYSCENRQVSASKTLDVSQFHNYAVDWSPAGIVGYIDGVKWFETTDPAHQPPGGMHQTLQLDWFPDSTADGAGEMRVDWVRVYAAAAPPPPQAASGESFEFAATGDMNPAGNTSATSHSGKNAASIIAGLDDGSLDNFLALGDFQYDKGTCSELGAYHQLWGPAMAKTYWTAGPNHDVEPGKNDDVDRYMDGQCVSTEKSATNADPGRFQDALEWYSFDKGNWHILVAPTATWRYDATRAQAMTSEMDADLKAAKAAGKHLAVMYHDPYFTSDTKSHTRFSKAKPWIDVFWANRVRVLLSGSQHNYERTCPINNADKCVGDGMQQFQVSTGGIGLREFTSNPSYVERKFSDTWGHLRMSLKADGSYTWEFRPVSGGMQTDSGSRGPG; encoded by the coding sequence ATGCGTAAACACGTGGTCGCCCTTGGGGTAGCGGCAATCTTCCTGGCCGGCTGCTCGGCCCCTTCACCTCAACCGGCAGAAACGACGCCGGCGCCGGCCGCCACATCAGCATCAGCCACGCCGGCCCCTGCTACGCCGACCCCTGCTACGTCAACGACAGGCTCGGCCGCGACAGATCTGAACTGGGGCACGCCGACCGCTGGCGACGAGTTCGACTATACCGGCGCACCGGACGCCGCGAAGTGGTCCGTCTACAACAGTGCCGGGCACGCGGGGAATGGAATTCGGAGTCCCCAGCAGGTCACGGTAGACGGTTCCAAAATGGTCATAACTGGAACACCGGACGGCACGACCGCTGGAATGAGCGCGAAGTTTGCAAACCAGAAGTACGGCCGGTGGGAGGTCCGCGCGGCGGGTTCGGGTGACAATGAGTACCATATGGTGTCGCTCCTGTGGCCGGATAGTAGGAATTGGCCGTGTGACGGCGAAGTTGACTACGCGGAGACGACTGGTGACTGGAACGCCATCACGTTCTTCCACCACTACTCATGTGAAAACCGTCAGGTGTCCGCGTCCAAAACCCTGGACGTTTCACAGTTCCACAACTACGCAGTGGACTGGTCTCCGGCCGGGATTGTCGGCTACATTGACGGCGTGAAGTGGTTCGAGACCACCGACCCGGCGCACCAGCCCCCAGGCGGGATGCACCAGACGCTACAACTGGATTGGTTCCCCGACAGCACGGCCGACGGCGCTGGCGAGATGCGAGTGGATTGGGTTCGCGTGTATGCGGCGGCCGCTCCCCCTCCCCCGCAGGCGGCATCCGGTGAGTCGTTTGAGTTCGCCGCCACCGGGGATATGAACCCTGCGGGTAACACGTCGGCCACGTCGCACAGTGGTAAAAATGCAGCTAGCATCATCGCCGGTCTCGACGACGGTTCGCTGGACAACTTCCTTGCGCTGGGCGATTTCCAGTATGACAAGGGCACCTGTTCCGAGCTCGGGGCTTACCACCAGTTGTGGGGTCCGGCTATGGCTAAGACGTACTGGACCGCTGGACCGAATCATGATGTTGAACCCGGCAAGAATGACGACGTTGACCGGTACATGGATGGGCAGTGCGTGTCCACGGAGAAGAGCGCGACGAACGCCGATCCTGGACGGTTCCAAGACGCTCTTGAATGGTATTCGTTCGACAAAGGCAACTGGCACATTCTTGTAGCGCCTACGGCCACATGGCGTTATGACGCTACGCGGGCGCAGGCGATGACCTCGGAGATGGATGCCGACCTGAAGGCGGCGAAGGCCGCCGGAAAGCATCTGGCGGTTATGTACCATGATCCGTATTTCACCAGCGACACGAAGAGCCATACCCGCTTCTCCAAGGCGAAGCCGTGGATTGACGTGTTCTGGGCGAACCGCGTTCGTGTGTTGCTGTCCGGCTCACAGCACAATTATGAGCGGACCTGCCCGATTAACAACGCGGACAAGTGCGTTGGGGACGGGATGCAACAATTCCAGGTGTCCACTGGTGGAATCGGCCTCCGGGAGTTCACCAGCAACCCCTCTTATGTGGAGCGGAAGTTTAGCGACACATGGGGTCACTTACGGATGAGCCTCAAGGCTGACGGCTCGTATACGTGGGAATTCCGTCCCGTTTCTGGCGGAATGCAGACTGACAGCGGGTCTCGAGGCCCCGGCTAA
- a CDS encoding glycosyltransferase — MKREMTGTLEATSRTEGRWKARDVWCALAGVVSLGLAVGAASTVAVPVDSDLGLVAVLPYPFWVGLLLLNVAFVVALRGDAAGPARRPVMVWLVVVLVLVLFGTAAFVTGVPRGEVAFRHLGIADALSGSQGIDPDIDAYFNWPGFFALLATVFRATGLDPVAVALWAPVLNMGLWLAALGVLTRYLTSDPRRLWLVLWVFCLGNWQDQDYLSPQAFGFFLYLVVIALLVGPLAARAPGFRGFRDVDLTAWWRGRSPAEPRPGHRVSALVVTLLLVTVICASHQLTPFMVLIAITALTLSGRVWPSRLPLITAVVLTLWLVYPASAYLIGNPPLAEAGLQAATEANVIDRLTGTAGHVLVVQGRIVLTLVLWALAAVGAVRDWRRGRLDIRVVLLAVAPLLLFPAQLYGGEMLIRISLFALPFIALQACSVLLPTDGSTRPSWRAAGSLALTCFLLAVLTVTGRFGNAQYDVFTDAEIAAVAAAQDLAPPGSVMISAAYPTPWRSEAYLEHRYRTIDYMCRSDLSTATCGPLVYDYARDNPAGAVVLLTRSSEASLVLQGTSSAPGFAELEEWLSTQDGVELAFSNDDARVYRVTP; from the coding sequence ATGAAACGGGAGATGACCGGCACGCTCGAGGCGACCAGCCGGACCGAGGGACGCTGGAAGGCCCGTGATGTGTGGTGTGCTCTGGCGGGCGTCGTGTCGCTGGGGCTTGCGGTGGGGGCCGCTTCCACGGTGGCGGTGCCCGTGGACAGCGACCTGGGGCTCGTCGCTGTGCTGCCCTACCCGTTTTGGGTGGGGCTCCTGCTTCTGAACGTCGCCTTCGTTGTGGCGCTGCGGGGGGATGCCGCGGGCCCGGCGCGCCGCCCGGTCATGGTGTGGCTCGTTGTGGTGCTCGTGCTCGTGCTCTTCGGGACCGCTGCCTTCGTGACGGGCGTACCGCGGGGTGAGGTCGCGTTCCGTCATCTCGGTATTGCCGACGCCCTCTCGGGCAGTCAGGGGATCGACCCGGACATCGATGCGTACTTCAACTGGCCGGGTTTCTTCGCGCTCCTGGCGACGGTGTTCCGGGCGACCGGTCTGGACCCGGTGGCTGTTGCCTTGTGGGCGCCGGTGCTCAACATGGGTCTGTGGCTCGCTGCCCTGGGCGTGCTGACGCGCTATTTGACGAGCGATCCGCGACGGCTCTGGCTTGTGCTCTGGGTCTTCTGTCTTGGCAACTGGCAGGACCAGGACTACCTGTCTCCCCAGGCCTTCGGCTTCTTCCTGTACCTTGTCGTGATCGCGCTGCTCGTGGGCCCGTTGGCCGCGCGGGCCCCCGGGTTCCGCGGCTTCCGAGACGTCGACCTGACGGCGTGGTGGCGAGGGCGGTCGCCCGCCGAGCCCCGGCCGGGGCACCGGGTGAGCGCCCTCGTGGTGACGCTCTTGCTCGTCACGGTCATCTGCGCGAGCCATCAGCTGACGCCGTTCATGGTACTCATCGCCATCACCGCTCTGACGCTGAGCGGACGTGTCTGGCCCAGCCGGCTGCCTCTGATCACCGCAGTGGTGCTGACGCTGTGGCTCGTCTACCCCGCGAGTGCATACCTCATCGGGAATCCACCCCTGGCCGAAGCAGGACTGCAGGCCGCGACCGAGGCGAACGTCATCGACCGCCTGACCGGGACCGCCGGGCACGTGCTCGTGGTGCAGGGCCGGATCGTTCTGACCCTCGTGCTGTGGGCACTCGCCGCGGTCGGGGCGGTGCGCGACTGGCGCAGAGGACGCCTCGACATCCGGGTGGTCCTCCTCGCCGTCGCTCCACTGCTGCTCTTCCCCGCGCAGTTGTACGGCGGGGAGATGCTCATCCGCATCTCGCTGTTCGCGCTGCCCTTCATCGCCTTGCAGGCGTGCTCGGTCCTGCTTCCCACGGACGGCAGCACACGCCCCTCCTGGCGCGCCGCGGGGAGCCTTGCGCTCACCTGCTTCCTGCTGGCCGTGCTGACCGTGACGGGCCGGTTCGGGAACGCCCAGTATGACGTCTTCACCGACGCTGAGATCGCGGCCGTCGCCGCCGCGCAGGATCTCGCGCCCCCCGGCTCGGTGATGATCTCGGCTGCCTACCCGACGCCGTGGCGCAGCGAGGCCTACCTCGAACACCGGTACCGGACGATCGACTACATGTGCCGGTCCGACTTGTCGACGGCGACGTGTGGCCCACTCGTCTACGACTACGCCCGGGACAACCCTGCCGGTGCCGTCGTGCTGCTCACGCGCTCGTCGGAGGCGAGTCTGGTGCTCCAGGGCACCAGCAGCGCGCCAGGCTTCGCCGAGCTGGAGGAGTGGCTGAGCACGCAGGACGGCGTGGAGCTCGCGTTCAGCAACGACGACGCACGCGTGTACCGGGTGACGCCATGA
- a CDS encoding glycosyltransferase family 2 protein: protein MFIASEPPTVSVVICCYTMERWDRLLDVIDSVRAQTLVPQEVIVVIDHNEDLYERLLSIVDDVTLVKSRGPVGLSGARNTGVDTASSDVLAFLDDDAEAAPEWLERLVAFYDDPDVLAVGGRVEPVWENGRPGYFGEELDWIVGCSHRGLPRVASEVRNVIGANMSFRLAVLRQVGGFNLALGRQGSKPLGCEETEICIRSRIGAPGSRIVYEPAALVRHHVPAHRGTLRYMLARSWSEGISKAQVSQVVGRKRALGPERRYVKSVLPRAVLAGIRDWSTGRNRRGLGRAGSVLAVLAFTSAGYVRGRRLAHVSTTQLSRTVSQGAPWREVQ from the coding sequence ATGTTCATTGCCAGTGAGCCCCCAACTGTTTCGGTGGTCATTTGCTGCTACACCATGGAGCGCTGGGACCGGTTGTTGGACGTTATTGACTCAGTTCGAGCCCAAACGCTGGTCCCCCAAGAGGTCATTGTTGTGATTGACCATAATGAGGACCTGTATGAGCGTCTCCTCTCCATCGTGGATGACGTGACACTGGTAAAGAGCAGGGGGCCAGTGGGACTTTCCGGAGCGCGAAACACCGGGGTGGACACTGCCAGTTCCGATGTCTTAGCGTTCCTGGACGACGACGCCGAAGCTGCACCGGAATGGCTCGAACGGCTGGTGGCATTTTATGACGACCCCGACGTGCTGGCCGTGGGCGGGCGCGTTGAACCGGTGTGGGAAAACGGCCGCCCAGGCTACTTCGGCGAAGAGCTCGACTGGATCGTGGGGTGCAGCCACCGCGGCCTGCCCAGGGTGGCGTCCGAAGTCCGGAACGTCATTGGCGCAAACATGTCCTTTCGTCTTGCAGTCCTCCGCCAAGTGGGCGGCTTCAACCTCGCGCTTGGCCGCCAAGGCTCAAAACCCTTGGGCTGCGAAGAGACCGAAATCTGCATTCGTTCCAGGATAGGCGCCCCCGGGTCACGGATCGTCTATGAGCCGGCGGCCCTGGTTCGCCACCACGTGCCCGCCCACCGGGGAACACTCCGCTACATGCTGGCGCGGTCCTGGTCCGAAGGAATTTCCAAGGCGCAGGTCAGTCAGGTGGTGGGCCGCAAACGGGCGCTGGGACCGGAACGCCGGTATGTAAAAAGTGTGCTGCCACGGGCTGTCCTGGCCGGAATACGCGACTGGAGCACTGGAAGAAACCGCCGAGGACTGGGCCGTGCAGGGTCCGTTCTCGCTGTATTGGCCTTCACGTCCGCCGGCTACGTGCGCGGGCGTCGGCTCGCTCACGTCTCCACCACGCAGCTGAGCAGGACAGTTTCCCAGGGTGCACCCTGGAGGGAAGTCCAGTGA
- a CDS encoding YqjF family protein, giving the protein MDQRSNAESLWPDPPELPPPAILDQRWTDAIFLHWRIPENVAARFMPPGVQPDNFDGTSWVGLVGFRMKKAGIGRGPGIPYLGNFNEVNVRLYSREPDGTRGVVFLSLDANRLPVVLAARAAEIPYVWSRIRYSQPRPDSPDVEAINYSVRRFRQGAQTSFAVVPQSDATVDDPISVFLTARFGMHGTFRGRSIYIPNTHKPWPLCFAKLHHLKDELIASAGISTSGPPESVLYSPGVRTKFGRPRLVSSLGQPPDLGVVPI; this is encoded by the coding sequence ATGGATCAACGCTCGAACGCCGAGTCCCTCTGGCCCGATCCGCCTGAGCTGCCACCGCCCGCCATCCTGGACCAGCGCTGGACCGACGCCATATTCCTGCATTGGCGCATCCCGGAAAACGTTGCTGCTCGTTTCATGCCGCCCGGAGTGCAACCGGACAACTTCGACGGGACGTCATGGGTGGGCCTGGTCGGTTTCCGCATGAAGAAGGCAGGGATCGGACGCGGTCCCGGGATTCCGTACCTGGGAAACTTCAACGAGGTCAACGTCCGCCTTTATTCAAGGGAACCGGACGGAACGCGGGGCGTGGTCTTCCTGAGCTTGGACGCGAACCGGCTGCCCGTCGTCCTGGCAGCTCGAGCGGCGGAAATTCCCTACGTGTGGTCGCGAATCCGCTATTCCCAACCCCGGCCGGACTCGCCAGACGTTGAAGCCATCAACTACTCGGTCAGGCGATTCAGGCAAGGGGCACAGACCAGCTTCGCCGTCGTACCCCAATCAGATGCCACCGTCGATGACCCGATATCGGTTTTTCTCACGGCGAGGTTTGGAATGCACGGCACGTTCCGGGGACGGAGCATCTACATTCCAAACACCCATAAACCGTGGCCGCTGTGCTTTGCCAAGCTGCACCATCTGAAGGATGAACTGATTGCGTCTGCCGGTATCAGCACGAGCGGACCGCCTGAATCGGTCCTGTACTCCCCAGGAGTGCGGACCAAGTTCGGCCGGCCAAGGCTGGTGAGCAGCCTCGGCCAACCGCCGGACCTAGGTGTAGTTCCTATATAG
- a CDS encoding glycosyltransferase, which produces MGHSPAEVTAVVPARNAEHMLPRCLEALRQSGVAEIIVVDGCSTDRTVDLALAAGARVLSDEGRGLPWARTLGVRSSSTRWVVLVDSDVVFGPTGVADLLTELVEGGHDALQAGLESVAGPGYWGQALAHHHRTGRSRNWFGLVATVIDRDLMLGVGFDDSFKSGEDIELRWRMRESGLRTAVSRRVVVEHRFAADDFDFALDQFLMDGTGLGRMVRKHGWRGARLALLPAAAAVRGSALSLAAGQPRWLRYYIAFCWYNYAGLAKGLRRER; this is translated from the coding sequence GTGGGTCACAGCCCTGCCGAGGTTACCGCGGTCGTTCCGGCCCGCAACGCGGAGCACATGCTCCCACGCTGTCTGGAGGCGCTGCGTCAGTCCGGTGTCGCCGAGATCATCGTGGTGGACGGATGCTCCACCGACCGCACTGTCGACCTCGCCCTCGCGGCCGGTGCCCGGGTCCTGAGTGACGAGGGCCGCGGCCTGCCATGGGCTCGCACGCTCGGTGTGCGGAGCAGCAGCACCCGTTGGGTCGTGCTCGTCGACTCCGACGTCGTGTTCGGGCCCACGGGGGTTGCCGACCTGCTCACGGAGCTGGTCGAGGGCGGCCACGACGCCCTCCAGGCCGGTCTGGAGAGTGTCGCTGGACCGGGCTACTGGGGGCAGGCGCTGGCACATCACCATCGCACCGGCCGCAGCCGCAACTGGTTCGGGCTCGTAGCGACGGTCATCGACCGAGACTTGATGCTGGGCGTGGGCTTCGATGACTCGTTCAAGTCGGGGGAGGACATCGAGCTGCGTTGGCGGATGCGGGAGTCAGGGCTGCGAACGGCGGTGTCGCGCCGGGTCGTTGTCGAACATCGTTTCGCCGCAGATGACTTCGACTTCGCGCTGGACCAGTTCCTGATGGACGGAACGGGATTGGGGCGGATGGTCCGCAAGCACGGCTGGCGTGGTGCGAGGTTGGCACTGCTGCCCGCTGCCGCGGCAGTCCGGGGCAGCGCGTTGAGCCTGGCTGCGGGCCAGCCTCGGTGGCTGCGCTACTACATCGCGTTCTGCTGGTATAACTATGCCGGCCTGGCGAAGGGGTTGCGTCGTGAGCGCTGA
- a CDS encoding CBM96 family carbohydrate-binding protein, with translation MSERVNELLPSADGAALELQNHTGSTKNGNVMPTYNERARLLVREGTAVRGFVDLATPGGMLERRVRRTSWLGLRREGDRSAGLRLCGSLNLRPHALLAALLTALLLAVGVVVVPAASAAPGDVGVEGPSHSGTGTPTGTKRATSGLWFNDGAWWGNLWDTASSDFHIFRFNAATSSWVDTRVATDTRSNTHHDVLWDGTTLYVASYRFVNDGVPAEPNYPTTMRRYSYDSGTKTYKLLGSANINNHRVETLTFDKDSTGRLWATWQQGNKIYLNATNVSTTGPDDVTWGTPFLHPSSLSNVSVDDTSALIAFNGKMGVMWSRQVGDATDGMYWSYHVDGASNTAWTTPVAAVKGQRSGDDHMNLKWLDSSSDKVFAAIKTSFTSASQPLIQLLALNVATSTWSAHTIATVAECPNRVIVMIDESTQRLRTFASYPKPSGTTNAGTCTSSGGAIYEKSTPLGAISFTTTKTARIVDADQYVHNVTSTKQNLNSATRGTANSGLLVLADVNATSRYWHFYEANGAVDRTAPTVTGTSPAATSPAATGVAVTANVTGTFSEAMNTSTVTPSTFTLKAGATTVPAAVSYNTTTRVATLNPSANLAAGTTYTATITVGVKDVAGNALAAPKTWNFTTAAAGTSETVTLTATADTYVSSGATGTNFGTSVMVGVDNSPAEVTYLKFDLSAYAGRTLQSATLQLRSAGSGSTGTQNIKVAGDSWTEGGITYSNRPALGTSIGTLGPTTTNTNYNVPLTVSGLTGELGQQLSLGMDANSSDGLDLNSKEAGSTLAPKLILTMTK, from the coding sequence GTGAGTGAACGCGTGAATGAGCTGCTCCCGTCCGCCGACGGCGCGGCCCTTGAGCTGCAAAATCACACCGGATCAACAAAGAACGGAAACGTCATGCCAACTTACAATGAACGGGCCCGGTTGCTGGTGCGCGAGGGGACAGCTGTGCGCGGTTTCGTCGATCTAGCGACCCCCGGCGGGATGCTCGAACGCAGGGTGCGCAGGACTTCCTGGCTAGGCCTAAGGCGGGAAGGTGATCGCTCGGCTGGCCTTCGTCTATGCGGGTCGCTGAATCTGCGGCCCCACGCACTGCTGGCGGCACTGCTGACAGCGCTGCTGCTTGCGGTGGGTGTTGTGGTGGTGCCTGCGGCTTCCGCTGCTCCGGGCGATGTTGGGGTTGAGGGTCCGTCGCATTCGGGGACGGGGACGCCGACGGGTACGAAGCGGGCGACGAGTGGGTTGTGGTTCAACGACGGGGCCTGGTGGGGGAACCTGTGGGACACTGCCAGCTCAGATTTCCATATCTTCCGCTTCAATGCTGCGACGAGCTCGTGGGTCGATACGCGTGTGGCGACGGACACGCGGTCGAACACGCATCATGACGTGCTGTGGGACGGGACTACGTTGTATGTGGCGAGCTATCGGTTCGTCAACGATGGTGTGCCGGCTGAGCCGAACTACCCGACGACGATGCGGCGTTACAGCTACGACTCGGGTACAAAGACGTACAAGCTGCTGGGTTCTGCCAATATCAACAACCACCGCGTTGAGACCCTGACCTTCGATAAGGACTCGACTGGTCGGCTGTGGGCCACGTGGCAGCAGGGGAACAAGATCTACTTGAACGCCACTAATGTCTCGACTACTGGCCCTGATGACGTGACGTGGGGGACGCCGTTCCTGCATCCTTCGTCGTTGAGCAACGTGTCTGTGGACGACACGTCGGCTCTGATCGCGTTCAACGGGAAGATGGGTGTGATGTGGAGCCGGCAGGTCGGTGACGCCACTGACGGCATGTACTGGAGCTACCACGTCGATGGAGCGTCGAACACCGCCTGGACCACTCCTGTGGCGGCGGTGAAGGGGCAGCGCAGCGGTGATGACCATATGAACTTGAAGTGGCTGGACTCCTCGAGTGACAAGGTTTTCGCCGCCATTAAGACGTCGTTCACGTCGGCGTCTCAGCCGCTGATCCAGCTGTTGGCATTGAATGTTGCGACATCGACATGGTCGGCGCACACGATCGCGACTGTGGCGGAGTGCCCGAACCGCGTGATCGTCATGATTGATGAGAGCACGCAAAGGCTGCGTACCTTCGCTTCCTATCCGAAGCCGAGTGGCACGACGAACGCTGGTACCTGCACCAGCTCGGGGGGTGCCATCTACGAGAAGTCCACGCCGCTGGGCGCCATCAGCTTCACCACCACCAAGACGGCTCGTATCGTGGACGCCGACCAGTATGTCCACAACGTGACGTCGACGAAGCAGAACCTCAACAGTGCGACGCGGGGCACGGCCAACAGCGGTCTGCTGGTGCTCGCCGATGTGAACGCCACAAGCCGGTACTGGCACTTTTACGAGGCCAACGGCGCTGTTGATAGGACGGCTCCGACGGTGACGGGTACGTCGCCGGCTGCTACGTCTCCGGCTGCGACTGGTGTTGCGGTGACGGCGAATGTGACGGGGACGTTTTCGGAAGCGATGAATACCTCGACGGTCACGCCCAGCACGTTCACGTTGAAGGCGGGGGCGACGACGGTGCCGGCCGCTGTGTCGTACAACACCACAACCAGGGTTGCGACCTTGAACCCGAGTGCGAATCTGGCGGCGGGAACGACGTACACGGCGACGATCACGGTTGGGGTGAAGGATGTTGCCGGTAACGCGTTGGCGGCGCCCAAGACGTGGAACTTCACCACGGCTGCTGCGGGCACGTCGGAGACCGTCACTCTCACGGCCACCGCTGACACCTATGTTTCCAGCGGGGCGACGGGGACGAACTTTGGCACGAGTGTCATGGTGGGTGTGGACAACAGCCCGGCGGAGGTCACGTACTTGAAGTTCGACCTGTCGGCGTATGCGGGCAGGACGCTGCAGAGTGCGACGTTGCAGCTGCGCAGCGCCGGGAGTGGGTCAACGGGTACGCAGAACATCAAGGTCGCGGGTGACAGCTGGACCGAGGGCGGGATCACGTACAGCAACCGTCCGGCGCTCGGCACCAGCATCGGCACGCTCGGCCCAACAACGACCAACACCAACTACAACGTTCCGCTGACGGTCAGCGGCCTGACCGGTGAGCTCGGCCAACAGCTCTCACTGGGCATGGACGCCAACAGCAGCGACGGCCTGGACCTCAACTCCAAGGAGGCCGGCAGCACGCTCGCACCCAAGCTCATCCTCACGATGACGAAGTAG